One Dictyoglomus thermophilum H-6-12 DNA window includes the following coding sequences:
- the melA gene encoding alpha-glucosidase/alpha-galactosidase, protein MPKIAFIGAGSVVFAKRLIMDILSYPELSDAEIALMDINKERLELIYELTKKIIEKLNSPAKVIATLDRREALDGANYVINMIQVGGLEMFEKDVEIPRKYGIDQTVGDTIGPGGVFRGLRTIPVLLDIARDMEELCPDALFINYSNPMAINCWALNKATKIKNVGLCHSVQGTAMQLASYIGVPYEEVYYWVAGINHMAWFLEFKRNGEDLYPRLWQAMENPEIYKKDAVRFEIMKYFGYFVTESTHHMSEYVPYFRKNPERIKELIPERWDYLEICKNGWQPHYERIKKEIKGEEPIIIERSHEYASSIIYSMETNNPCRINGNVNNDNLITNLPKDCCVEVPCLVDKSGIHPCFVGDLPPQLAALNRTNINVQELAVLGALEKDPNKIYQAIMLDPLTSAILELREVKKMVDEMLEAEKEWIKIFE, encoded by the coding sequence ATGCCTAAAATTGCGTTTATCGGCGCTGGAAGTGTCGTATTTGCCAAAAGACTTATAATGGACATACTCTCATACCCTGAATTGTCAGATGCTGAAATAGCCTTGATGGATATAAATAAAGAAAGATTAGAGCTTATCTATGAACTTACTAAAAAGATAATAGAAAAATTAAACTCACCTGCAAAAGTTATAGCCACATTAGACCGAAGAGAAGCTCTTGATGGTGCCAATTATGTGATAAACATGATACAAGTTGGTGGCTTAGAAATGTTTGAAAAAGATGTGGAAATACCAAGGAAATATGGAATAGATCAGACAGTAGGTGATACCATTGGGCCAGGAGGAGTTTTTAGAGGGCTAAGAACCATACCTGTACTTCTTGATATTGCAAGAGACATGGAAGAATTATGTCCAGATGCTCTTTTTATAAACTACAGCAATCCAATGGCTATTAACTGCTGGGCTCTAAACAAGGCAACTAAAATAAAAAATGTAGGGCTCTGCCATAGCGTTCAAGGAACTGCTATGCAGCTTGCAAGTTACATAGGAGTACCCTATGAGGAAGTTTACTACTGGGTGGCTGGAATAAACCATATGGCTTGGTTTTTAGAGTTTAAAAGAAATGGTGAAGATCTCTATCCAAGACTTTGGCAAGCAATGGAAAACCCTGAAATATATAAAAAAGATGCAGTAAGATTTGAAATTATGAAATATTTTGGATACTTTGTCACCGAATCAACCCACCACATGTCCGAGTATGTTCCATACTTTAGAAAGAATCCTGAAAGGATAAAAGAACTTATACCTGAGAGATGGGATTATTTAGAGATTTGCAAAAACGGATGGCAACCCCACTATGAAAGGATAAAAAAGGAAATTAAAGGAGAGGAACCTATAATCATTGAAAGATCCCATGAATATGCATCATCTATTATATATTCCATGGAAACAAACAACCCCTGTAGAATAAATGGCAACGTAAATAACGATAATCTCATTACAAACTTGCCCAAAGACTGCTGTGTCGAAGTCCCTTGCTTGGTGGACAAATCAGGAATTCATCCATGCTTTGTAGGAGACTTACCACCTCAACTGGCAGCCTTGAATAGAACAAACATTAACGTACAGGAATTAGCAGTTTTAGGGGCATTAGAGAAAGATCCCAATAAAATTTATCAAGCAATTATGTTAGACCCATTAACATCTGCAATCTTAGAGCTAAGAGAAGTTAAAAAGATGGTAGATGAAATGCTTGAGGCAGAGAAAGAATGGATAAAAATATTTGAGTAA
- a CDS encoding ATP-binding protein: protein MSKTWYPVIDYEKCISCLACVNFCPHGVYDVQDGKPVVVRPEECVDFCKGCLKGACPTGAISFVGDKVKTITDGGEAQ, encoded by the coding sequence ATGTCCAAGACTTGGTATCCAGTTATTGATTATGAAAAATGCATTTCTTGTCTTGCTTGTGTTAATTTTTGTCCTCATGGAGTATACGACGTGCAAGATGGAAAACCAGTTGTGGTAAGGCCTGAGGAATGTGTGGATTTCTGCAAAGGATGTCTTAAGGGCGCATGCCCTACAGGAGCTATAAGCTTCGTAGGAGACAAAGTTAAAACTATCACCGATGGAGGTGAAGCACAATGA
- a CDS encoding ArsR family transcriptional regulator, with protein sequence MKRYERILKALSEEKRLKVFALLLHMGGEYYVCEIADALEEFHYNVSKYLKELKMVDLVEENRIVKEFYIQ encoded by the coding sequence ATGAAAAGATATGAGAGAATTCTAAAAGCTTTATCAGAAGAAAAAAGATTAAAAGTTTTTGCTCTCCTCCTACATATGGGAGGAGAATATTATGTTTGTGAAATTGCAGACGCTCTTGAAGAATTTCACTATAACGTATCTAAATACTTGAAAGAGCTTAAAATGGTAGATCTTGTAGAAGAAAATAGAATAGTAAAGGAGTTTTATATTCAGTAA
- a CDS encoding right-handed parallel beta-helix repeat-containing protein — translation MSSISCSKNQPPPPPPPGDTTGNVYYVSLNGNDNNPGTYDQPWRNPGYASRQLKPGDTLIILGGTYILRQYDDDIIKPPSGNPNAWITIKGQENNRPILAGREALATAIDLSGVSYVRIENLEITHDPNAQGEAVYFWDGILIQGSPASHIILKDLYIHHIDGMGMNFQDVEDLQILNCNIEYCGFGAIGGPEGAYGGWKNVRIEKCRLAYSGRYYQGVFDNPENPYDRSDGFGIESSEGLIYIIDTIIAEYNKGDGLDSKAERTLISGCIVANNTCDGVKLWGDGSRIENTLIYGRRYGDPTPAPWAAIVISSVSRSNARFEIVNVTVDDCVGENYLMYFQYPDESDPNTLLPIPVLLRNNIFCGRGPECPIYMGECVTPTIDHNLFYFPNSLWVLQHGENQYTSQDISSLGPGNKYGDPLFENPAILGQVGDYHLRNGSPAIDSGTSEGAPNKDLDKNSRPQGNGYDMGCYER, via the coding sequence TTGAGTAGTATTTCTTGTTCTAAAAATCAGCCCCCTCCACCACCGCCTCCTGGAGATACTACTGGTAACGTTTATTATGTATCTCTTAATGGAAATGATAATAATCCTGGTACCTATGATCAACCTTGGAGAAATCCAGGCTATGCTTCAAGACAGCTAAAACCAGGCGATACATTAATAATTCTTGGAGGAACTTACATTTTACGACAGTATGACGATGATATAATAAAGCCACCCTCAGGAAATCCTAATGCATGGATAACCATAAAAGGACAAGAAAATAATAGACCAATCCTTGCAGGAAGAGAAGCTTTAGCTACCGCTATAGATCTTTCTGGTGTTTCTTATGTGAGGATTGAAAACCTTGAAATCACCCATGATCCTAATGCTCAAGGAGAAGCTGTATACTTTTGGGATGGTATTTTAATCCAAGGATCACCTGCCTCTCACATTATTTTAAAAGACCTTTATATTCATCATATAGATGGGATGGGTATGAATTTTCAGGATGTAGAGGACTTACAAATATTAAATTGTAATATTGAATATTGCGGATTTGGAGCAATTGGTGGACCAGAAGGAGCATATGGTGGTTGGAAAAATGTAAGAATTGAAAAATGTAGATTAGCATATAGTGGTCGTTACTATCAAGGAGTGTTTGATAATCCTGAAAATCCTTATGATAGGTCTGACGGCTTTGGAATTGAATCTTCAGAAGGACTAATCTACATTATAGATACTATAATAGCAGAATATAACAAGGGAGACGGCTTAGATTCTAAAGCAGAAAGGACATTAATTTCTGGATGTATAGTAGCAAATAATACTTGTGATGGAGTAAAGCTTTGGGGAGATGGAAGTAGAATTGAAAATACTCTTATTTATGGAAGAAGATATGGAGATCCTACTCCAGCACCATGGGCAGCTATTGTAATTAGTAGTGTATCTAGGTCAAACGCACGTTTTGAAATTGTAAATGTTACAGTAGATGATTGTGTTGGAGAAAACTATCTTATGTATTTCCAGTATCCTGATGAAAGTGATCCTAATACACTTTTACCTATCCCAGTATTACTGCGAAATAATATCTTCTGTGGAAGAGGGCCTGAATGTCCAATTTATATGGGAGAGTGTGTAACTCCTACTATAGATCATAACTTATTCTATTTTCCAAATTCGCTTTGGGTTTTGCAGCATGGAGAAAACCAATACACATCTCAGGATATTTCAAGTTTAGGTCCAGGGAATAAATATGGTGATCCTTTATTTGAAAATCCTGCCATATTGGGACAGGTAGGAGATTATCACTTACGGAATGGAAGCCCTGCAATTGATAGTGGTACCTCAGAAGGTGCACCCAATAAGGACTTAGATAAAAACTCGAGGCCTCAAGGGAATGGCTATGATATGGGTTGTTATGAGAGATAA
- a CDS encoding fumarylacetoacetate hydrolase family protein, which yields MKIANLISGDRFFIGLLFEDKILNLTKAILMYSSIYDKTLKHMEKIDDLLYIDNLYEYLNKVQDFILEHNLIYSLAEEKYKFLPPILKPQKILALGRNYVEHAKELGHKVPKEPVFFSKALSSLLAHEGKIVYPSFLTRVDPEVELGVIIRKRGKYIKEDEAFDYVLGYTVVNDVTARDMQAEDFSNTNPWFRSKSFDTFCPVGPFLVLKESIKDPHNLNIELRVNGEVRQKDNTKNMLFKIPQIISYISKHLTLEAGDIIATGTPSGIAPIYPGDVVECIVEKIGVLRNKVVKEDL from the coding sequence ATGAAGATAGCTAACTTAATATCAGGAGATAGATTTTTTATAGGTCTCCTTTTCGAGGATAAAATTCTAAATCTTACAAAGGCTATTTTAATGTACTCTTCTATTTATGATAAAACTCTAAAGCATATGGAAAAGATAGATGATCTTCTTTACATAGATAATCTTTATGAGTATTTAAATAAAGTGCAGGATTTTATTTTAGAACACAATTTAATATATTCTTTGGCCGAAGAGAAATATAAGTTTTTGCCTCCAATTTTGAAACCTCAAAAGATTCTTGCCTTAGGAAGAAACTATGTAGAACATGCTAAGGAGTTAGGGCATAAAGTGCCTAAGGAACCTGTATTTTTTAGCAAAGCTCTCTCCTCTCTTTTGGCTCATGAAGGAAAGATCGTTTATCCTAGCTTTTTGACAAGGGTGGATCCTGAGGTAGAGTTGGGAGTTATTATTAGGAAAAGAGGGAAATATATAAAAGAGGATGAAGCCTTCGATTATGTCTTAGGTTATACAGTGGTAAATGATGTTACGGCAAGGGATATGCAAGCTGAAGATTTCTCTAATACCAATCCATGGTTTAGATCAAAGAGTTTTGATACCTTTTGTCCTGTTGGCCCATTCTTAGTATTAAAAGAGAGTATAAAGGATCCTCATAATTTAAATATAGAGTTAAGAGTTAATGGAGAGGTACGTCAAAAGGATAATACTAAAAATATGTTATTTAAGATACCTCAAATAATCTCCTATATCTCCAAGCATCTCACCTTAGAGGCAGGAGATATTATAGCAACAGGCACGCCTTCTGGAATTGCTCCTATTTATCCAGGAGATGTAGTGGAATGTATTGTAGAAAAGATTGGAGTTTTAAGAAATAAAGTGGTCAAGGAAGATTTATGA
- a CDS encoding tetratricopeptide repeat protein: MNNKIRKWLPYIIVAVIVIIVIGVIVSTSKKPAEQVTTTPETQTPIVQETTTTPTEETKTAKTPDEEAYEKARDLYYEGKYKEAIEAYRKFLKDYPKSEYADDAQYEIALCYEFTEDYKKAIEEYEKLIKNYPNSEYVEAAKSSIEYLKEYAK; encoded by the coding sequence ATGAATAACAAAATTCGTAAATGGCTACCCTACATAATTGTAGCAGTAATTGTTATAATTGTTATTGGAGTAATAGTAAGCACCTCTAAAAAACCTGCTGAGCAAGTAACTACTACTCCTGAAACTCAAACTCCTATAGTCCAAGAAACTACAACAACTCCTACAGAAGAAACCAAAACTGCAAAAACACCAGATGAAGAAGCATATGAAAAAGCAAGAGATCTGTATTACGAAGGAAAATACAAAGAAGCTATAGAAGCTTATAGGAAATTCTTAAAGGACTATCCAAAAAGTGAGTATGCCGACGATGCACAATACGAAATCGCATTATGCTATGAGTTCACAGAAGATTACAAAAAAGCAATTGAAGAATATGAAAAGCTTATAAAGAATTATCCTAATAGCGAATATGTCGAAGCTGCAAAATCAAGTATTGAGTACCTCAAAGAGTACGCAAAATAA
- the bcp gene encoding thioredoxin-dependent thiol peroxidase: MEKKAPNFTLPDQNGKEISLSDYKGKWVILYFYPKDMTSGCTKEAVGFSEKIDEFTKRNAVVIGISKDSVESHKKFADKYNLKITLLSDKDAKVIKEYGAWGKKKMYGKETEGTIRSTFIISPEGEILHEWKNVKVDGHVEEVIKKLDELIAS, translated from the coding sequence ATGGAGAAAAAAGCTCCAAACTTTACTCTTCCTGATCAGAATGGAAAAGAAATTTCCCTTTCAGATTACAAAGGAAAATGGGTAATATTATACTTTTATCCTAAAGATATGACTTCAGGATGTACCAAAGAGGCCGTAGGATTCTCTGAAAAGATCGATGAATTTACAAAAAGGAATGCAGTAGTAATTGGAATAAGCAAGGACTCTGTAGAAAGCCATAAAAAATTTGCCGATAAGTACAATTTAAAAATAACTTTGCTCTCAGATAAAGATGCAAAGGTAATAAAAGAATATGGGGCTTGGGGAAAGAAGAAAATGTATGGCAAAGAAACAGAAGGCACTATAAGAAGTACTTTTATTATCTCACCAGAAGGAGAAATTCTTCACGAATGGAAGAATGTAAAGGTTGATGGACATGTAGAGGAAGTTATTAAGAAACTTGATGAATTAATTGCATCATAA